The Ignicoccus hospitalis KIN4/I genome includes the window TCCTCAGCGACCCCACTTGGAAGGTGGTTAACAAGGCCTTGTTAGGAGGCTTCGTCTACTTAAAGGAGGAGGAGCTGCGGAGGCTTGCAGAAGAAGCGGTCGTAATTAAAGTTCTCGAAGACTTGAGGGAACTCGGCGACGTCGACCCCCAAGCCTTGCCAGAGAGGTTCAAAGGGGTGCTGGAGGAGCTCAAAACGAAATACATGGCGAAGAGAAGTAGCGCGGATATCAAGATAAAGGGGTTCGAGCCGAGGGCGCTTCCTCCGTGCGTCCGTTCGATTTACGAGAGGGCCCTCCAAGGGGATAACCTCTCGCATCAAGAGAGGTTCACACTAGCTACGTTCTTATTGAACGTAGGTAAGGACGTAGAAGACGTATTGGAAGTTTTCAAGAACATGCCCGATTACAACGAGCGCATAGCGCGTTACCAAGTGGAGCACTTGGCGGGCCTCAGAGGCTCACATAAGAAATATTCTCCACCTTCGTGTAAGACTTTAGTCTCGTGGGGACTGTGCCCAGGAAAAGACGAGTGTAAGGGCGATCACCCGTTGAAGGAGTACTGGAGGAGGCTCCGCAGGCTCACCAAGGCTCCCTCTCGGGAACCACGACCTTAACCCCCAAGGCCTCGGCCAACTCCTTGAACCTCAGAGCATCATCTATCGAACCCACTATAGTTCCCCAATGCATGGGTATTGCTACTTGCACTCCCTTTATTATCTTCAAGGCCTCCGCCGCCTCTTCGGCGGTCATGACGTACACGCCCGAGACGGGTAACATGGCGACGTCCGTCACGACCTCAGCCATCTCCGGGATAACGTCGGTGTCCCCAGCGTGGTAGAAGGTCACCCCTCCTAGCTCGAAGACGTAGCCGACCCTCCCGTCCTCCTTAGGGTGGAAGACCACGCCCGGCGCTCTGAACTTGTTCACGTTGTATGCCGGAACCGTGCGAAACTTGACGCCTACTACTTCACCCTCTTCGAAGGGGGCCACGAATACTTTCTCGTTAGGGAAGACTGACAGACAGTCCTCAGCTATCGGCGGCGCGACTATTACGGTCTCCGGGGATATGACTTGCGCTATGTCCTTGGGCGAGCAGTGGTCGAAGTGCTCGTGGGTAATGAACAAGACGTCCGCCTTCTGGTTGCTGGCCGAAACTATTCTGAAGGGGTCTATAGCGACGGTCAGCTCGCCGTCGGTGAGCTTGAAGCCGTCGTGGCCCAGCCACGAGACCTCGACTCCTTCTATGTATATCATCGGGCTCACTCGTTACCTAAACTTTCTGAAAAGGTAATGTATAGGGGGCTCACTTGGCCCCTTCCTTTGGAATTA containing:
- a CDS encoding MBL fold metallo-hydrolase, producing MIYIEGVEVSWLGHDGFKLTDGELTVAIDPFRIVSASNQKADVLFITHEHFDHCSPKDIAQVISPETVIVAPPIAEDCLSVFPNEKVFVAPFEEGEVVGVKFRTVPAYNVNKFRAPGVVFHPKEDGRVGYVFELGGVTFYHAGDTDVIPEMAEVVTDVAMLPVSGVYVMTAEEAAEALKIIKGVQVAIPMHWGTIVGSIDDALRFKELAEALGVKVVVPEREPW
- a CDS encoding DNA primase large subunit; its protein translation is MLYARYPFVGSVSKLSKRMFGVEMDVEELLDLYPNAIDLAKAMVEGRGPAEDAGCDDLCAVLAYRIALVLVAAARSNWLRNNFAVNVAKRASEFFKKEGIETVVGVLKACGFWAEVLREPLRVPLRQQRGAVYAEEYLVRTTLMDYVRLAKRFLSDPTWKVVNKALLGGFVYLKEEELRRLAEEAVVIKVLEDLRELGDVDPQALPERFKGVLEELKTKYMAKRSSADIKIKGFEPRALPPCVRSIYERALQGDNLSHQERFTLATFLLNVGKDVEDVLEVFKNMPDYNERIARYQVEHLAGLRGSHKKYSPPSCKTLVSWGLCPGKDECKGDHPLKEYWRRLRRLTKAPSREPRP